In Treponema sp. OMZ 798, the following proteins share a genomic window:
- a CDS encoding TetR/AcrR family transcriptional regulator, with amino-acid sequence MEKDVKSSKKNDLKDKSIKAPISSKENILKYAAKEFLKKGWEKSNIRDIAKKAGLTTGAVYFHFKNKEALFDALVKDTYFELLKKQKLMYEKHFAIPITEKEKRRVVRLEGRKEMLEYAYRNFEAMKLLLCSGKGTKYEDLFDKMMNAVYEADRKAYEEYGMLQGRPHVDIELFNTIDRSFWECLFRTIKMDTPYEKAQRYVLILDDFYEAGWQKICYDPAESYALE; translated from the coding sequence ATGGAAAAAGATGTTAAATCTTCAAAAAAAAACGATTTAAAAGATAAAAGCATAAAAGCTCCGATATCATCCAAAGAAAATATTCTAAAATATGCCGCTAAAGAATTTTTAAAAAAGGGCTGGGAAAAGAGCAATATCAGGGATATTGCAAAAAAAGCAGGCCTCACGACCGGGGCGGTTTATTTTCATTTTAAAAATAAAGAAGCCTTATTCGATGCCTTAGTAAAAGATACATATTTTGAGCTTTTGAAAAAACAAAAACTTATGTACGAAAAACATTTTGCTATTCCCATTACAGAAAAAGAAAAACGGAGAGTCGTACGCTTGGAAGGCCGGAAAGAAATGCTTGAATATGCGTACCGGAACTTTGAAGCAATGAAGCTGCTTTTATGTTCAGGGAAAGGAACAAAATATGAAGACTTGTTCGATAAAATGATGAATGCCGTGTATGAGGCTGATCGCAAAGCATATGAAGAATACGGTATGCTGCAAGGCCGGCCCCATGTTGATATTGAACTTTTCAACACTATCGATAGATCTTTTTGGGAATGCCTTTTCCGCACAATAAAGATGGATACTCCATACGAAAAGGCTCAGCGATATGTTTTGATTCTGGACGATTTTTATGAGGCCGGATGGCAAAAAATTTGCTATGACCCCGCCGAAAGTTACGCTCTTGAATAA
- a CDS encoding ABC transporter ATP-binding protein has translation MNEKEEKKAPKKVKQPGVVTRILAYAGKHKPLIYLSLFCSALSTIALLIPYALVFYVMRDIISAYMAGTAVDLEQMMVYGGTALAAAAVGFLLYFAALMCSHITAFNLMGNMNMLLTDTFARLPVGWHTAHSSGAVRKVFEKNVHSLEALIAHMLPDVVQNAVSPIAVLFLMFFFDWRFGLISFLPLVIAFVLQGVFMAKGQKSGFMENYENALEKMNSAGTEYIRGISVVKTFNQSVHRFKDFYTSIINYRDYVLKYSMSWENGFSMFLALLKTGFVLLVPAAIIFAGTAAQGEGYTEFLYGFIFYLSLSPVMLNMMIKIIYGSSLNMQGGDALNRIEAILSEKAAPEPEKSIMPQRFDIAFKDVVFSYQDAEKKAGAEEKTAGSFKKAINGISLNLSEHSLTALVGPSGGGKTTLVNLLGRFWELDSGEITIGGVNIKDIKTDDLMHLVSFVFQENKLFKESIFENIRYGKKDATREEVLAVLEKAECMDIIEKLPNGIDTVYGTKGTYVSGGEAQRLAVARSLLQDAPIVVLDEATSFADAENEHKIKKTFSQLLTNKTVIMIAHRLSSVVNADKICVINNGKVEEIGTHAELSAKGGLYSKMWNNFQSGISWKLNA, from the coding sequence ATGAATGAAAAAGAAGAAAAAAAAGCGCCTAAAAAAGTGAAACAGCCAGGAGTTGTTACCCGCATTTTGGCTTATGCGGGTAAACACAAGCCTTTGATCTATTTGTCGCTTTTTTGTTCGGCGCTAAGCACAATTGCGCTTCTTATTCCGTATGCGCTGGTTTTTTATGTAATGCGCGATATCATTTCGGCATATATGGCAGGGACTGCGGTAGACCTTGAGCAGATGATGGTTTATGGAGGAACCGCTTTAGCAGCTGCTGCAGTGGGCTTCCTCCTTTATTTTGCTGCTCTTATGTGTTCGCATATTACCGCATTCAATTTGATGGGAAATATGAATATGCTCTTAACGGACACCTTTGCAAGATTGCCGGTCGGCTGGCATACGGCACACTCAAGCGGGGCAGTGCGCAAGGTTTTTGAAAAAAATGTCCATTCGCTTGAAGCCCTTATAGCGCATATGTTGCCCGATGTTGTGCAAAATGCGGTAAGCCCCATTGCCGTTTTATTTTTAATGTTCTTTTTCGATTGGCGGTTCGGGCTTATTTCGTTTTTGCCATTGGTTATCGCTTTTGTTCTGCAAGGTGTGTTTATGGCAAAGGGGCAAAAAAGCGGCTTTATGGAAAACTACGAAAATGCCCTTGAAAAAATGAACAGTGCAGGAACCGAATATATCCGCGGCATTTCAGTCGTAAAAACATTTAATCAATCAGTACACCGCTTCAAAGATTTTTATACTTCGATTATAAATTACCGAGATTATGTTTTAAAATATTCGATGAGCTGGGAAAACGGCTTTTCCATGTTCCTTGCGCTCTTAAAAACGGGCTTTGTGTTATTAGTGCCTGCCGCAATCATCTTTGCAGGAACGGCAGCTCAAGGCGAAGGATATACAGAATTTTTATACGGCTTTATTTTTTATCTTTCCCTTTCGCCGGTTATGCTCAACATGATGATAAAAATAATATACGGCTCAAGTTTGAATATGCAGGGAGGAGATGCGCTTAACCGTATCGAAGCGATTTTAAGTGAAAAAGCGGCGCCCGAACCGGAAAAGTCTATTATGCCGCAAAGGTTTGACATCGCATTTAAAGACGTTGTGTTTTCATATCAGGATGCAGAAAAAAAGGCGGGCGCGGAAGAGAAAACCGCAGGCTCTTTTAAGAAGGCTATCAACGGCATATCGCTGAATCTTAGCGAACATTCGCTTACTGCTCTTGTCGGCCCTTCAGGCGGCGGAAAGACAACCCTCGTCAATTTGCTCGGACGCTTTTGGGAGCTTGATTCGGGGGAAATTACTATCGGCGGCGTAAACATCAAGGACATCAAAACCGACGACCTTATGCATCTTGTCAGCTTTGTGTTTCAGGAAAACAAGCTCTTTAAAGAAAGTATTTTTGAAAATATCCGCTACGGCAAAAAGGATGCAACGCGCGAAGAAGTGCTTGCAGTGCTCGAAAAGGCTGAATGTATGGACATTATCGAAAAGCTTCCGAACGGCATAGACACCGTGTACGGCACCAAGGGCACCTATGTTTCAGGCGGAGAGGCTCAGCGGCTTGCCGTTGCCCGCTCTCTTTTGCAGGACGCTCCGATTGTCGTGCTCGACGAGGCGACCAGCTTTGCCGATGCCGAAAACGAACATAAAATCAAAAAAACATTCAGTCAGCTGCTTACAAACAAAACCGTCATCATGATTGCTCACCGGCTTTCTTCTGTCGTAAATGCAGATAAAATCTGCGTCATCAATAACGGCAAGGTTGAAGAAATTGGAACGCATGCAGAGCTTTCGGCAAAGGGCGGCTTGTACAGCAAGATGTGGAACAACTTCCAATCGGGTATCAGCTGGAAACTGAATGCTTAG
- a CDS encoding ABC transporter ATP-binding protein — MLKDYFALSDKGARDLNKASALATFGNLFLIVPLGLSFYALQELLKPLQGETTAPLNPWLFAGLSLLIILVLFLIEKLKYRKTFNTCYEESANVRISLAESIRKLPLSYFGKKDLSDLTATLLNDVTTIEHAIGHTGADLFGAIASIIISAAMLAFFDWRMTLTLFTCSAIGFFLVYMSRKQSRRFGVQMNSILFGIYNSIQQMLDNIKVLKSSDKKDDYVQAVKDRIAFSTKEAVKAELFTGVVMIGSIIVVRFGFPLVIAVGAVLYAKGSLPLFTYLVFLLIAGRIFEPLTAVFMMLGEFFFARTAVERQLEIINYPKQAGSETFNPNGYDIQYDNVSFSYNNDAERDTVSNISFTAKQGEITALVGHSGCGKSTIARLAARFWDLASGTVRVGGIDVSTIDPETLLSAFSIVFQDVVLFNDTVYNNILVGNKDATREQVLAAAKAARCHDFIEKLPQGYDTVIGENGYTLSGGERQRLSIARALLKDAPIILLDEATAALDPENETLIQEALTKLVENKTVIVIAHRLRTIENADKIVVLKEGKIEEIGTHEELMKGKSSYPRMYTLQKESEAWSA; from the coding sequence ATGTTAAAGGATTATTTTGCTTTATCGGACAAGGGAGCACGGGATTTAAATAAGGCATCCGCTCTTGCGACCTTTGGAAATTTGTTTTTGATTGTACCGCTCGGTCTTTCATTTTATGCTTTGCAGGAACTTTTAAAACCGCTTCAAGGAGAAACTACTGCGCCTCTTAATCCGTGGCTGTTTGCGGGTTTGTCTTTACTCATTATTCTTGTGCTGTTCTTAATTGAAAAACTCAAGTACCGCAAAACATTTAATACTTGTTATGAAGAGTCGGCAAATGTGCGTATCTCGCTTGCTGAAAGCATTCGAAAACTGCCGCTTTCATATTTCGGAAAAAAAGATTTATCCGATTTAACGGCAACGCTTTTAAATGATGTTACCACAATAGAACACGCTATCGGGCATACGGGTGCCGACTTATTCGGAGCTATTGCTTCAATCATTATATCGGCCGCGATGCTCGCATTTTTCGATTGGCGCATGACCCTTACGCTCTTTACCTGTTCTGCAATCGGTTTTTTTCTTGTCTATATGTCGCGTAAACAATCGCGCCGCTTCGGCGTTCAGATGAACAGTATCCTTTTCGGTATTTACAATTCCATTCAGCAAATGCTTGACAATATTAAGGTACTCAAGTCTTCCGACAAAAAAGATGATTATGTGCAGGCGGTAAAAGACCGTATTGCATTTAGCACCAAGGAAGCGGTAAAAGCCGAATTGTTTACAGGCGTGGTTATGATAGGTTCGATTATCGTTGTGCGCTTCGGCTTCCCCCTTGTCATTGCGGTCGGTGCCGTTTTGTATGCGAAGGGAAGCCTGCCGCTTTTTACCTACCTTGTTTTCTTGCTGATTGCGGGAAGAATCTTTGAGCCGCTTACTGCAGTCTTTATGATGCTCGGCGAATTCTTTTTTGCTCGTACGGCGGTAGAACGTCAGCTGGAAATCATAAACTATCCTAAGCAGGCGGGAAGCGAAACATTTAATCCTAACGGCTACGATATTCAATACGACAACGTTTCGTTTTCGTATAATAATGATGCCGAGCGCGACACGGTAAGCAATATCAGCTTTACCGCCAAGCAGGGAGAAATTACAGCACTTGTCGGACATTCGGGCTGCGGCAAATCCACGATTGCCCGCCTTGCAGCGCGCTTTTGGGATCTTGCTTCAGGCACGGTGCGCGTCGGAGGTATCGACGTTTCTACCATAGACCCTGAAACGCTTTTATCCGCTTTTTCGATTGTGTTTCAAGATGTCGTCCTCTTTAATGATACTGTGTACAACAATATCCTTGTCGGAAATAAGGATGCAACAAGAGAGCAGGTACTTGCCGCTGCAAAGGCTGCGCGCTGTCATGATTTTATCGAAAAACTGCCGCAAGGCTATGACACGGTTATCGGCGAAAACGGCTACACCCTTTCAGGCGGAGAGAGGCAGAGGCTTTCCATTGCCCGCGCACTTTTAAAGGATGCACCCATCATTCTCCTTGATGAAGCAACCGCAGCCCTCGATCCCGAAAATGAAACTCTCATTCAAGAGGCTTTGACAAAGCTTGTCGAAAACAAAACCGTTATCGTTATCGCTCATCGTTTGCGAACCATAGAAAATGCCGATAAGATAGTCGTTTTAAAAGAAGGCAAAATAGAAGAAATCGGTACACACGAGGAATTGATGAAAGGAAAGTCATCGTATCCGAGGATGTATACGTTACAGAAAGAAAGTGAAGCCTGGTCAGCATAG
- a CDS encoding bifunctional aspartate carbamoyltransferase catalytic subunit/aspartate carbamoyltransferase regulatory subunit, with protein sequence MENKFMGRSLTVIDDLSIDERKYLFDKTRRLKKAIQEDDQKVMDEFRINDKDFGIYEVFLEPSTRTKESFRNAAKFHQVKLSDLAVESSSFNKGESYADTFNTLAGYQNSIFIVRSKVEGVCRWLEDEAQAFYQRNNLKRKPAFINAGDGKHEHPTQELLDEFTFIEDNDWSFDSIHIALVGDLYHGRTVHSKADGLKIFKSVKVDLIAPSELAMPEYYKVRMKENGFTVREFSSIEEYLEQSEVALIWYFTRPQLERMGEQVLKKQDELRRSITFRKEFIEKLPEKTRFYHPLPRHRVHPTIPTFLDTTPLNGWERQSINGMYVRMVLLSMIAGKIGSDYTGPEFKHCSPFEEEDYIVEVPVTNAGESKVETFSEGVRPIQNGIVIDHICRGDKPSVIRHHMSKIINVMGLEEGRGGEWVSTSTKDKGTFKGIIFRPGEYNFSRADLKRLSAVASSCTLNLIKDGKIQAKYRTHLPPRIYNFEDLICKNEACVSHPAQSEGVPAIFYRTIDNRYACQYCGTIHTFKEIWGEKKD encoded by the coding sequence ATGGAAAACAAATTTATGGGGCGTTCATTGACGGTTATCGATGATTTATCAATCGATGAAAGAAAATACCTTTTTGACAAAACAAGGCGGCTAAAAAAAGCCATTCAAGAAGATGATCAAAAGGTTATGGATGAATTTAGAATTAACGACAAAGACTTCGGTATTTATGAAGTTTTTTTGGAGCCAAGCACCCGCACAAAGGAATCATTTAGAAATGCAGCTAAATTTCATCAAGTAAAATTAAGCGATCTTGCAGTAGAATCTTCATCTTTTAACAAGGGAGAAAGTTATGCCGACACCTTTAATACCCTTGCCGGTTATCAAAACAGCATCTTCATTGTCCGAAGCAAGGTAGAAGGGGTATGCCGCTGGCTTGAGGATGAGGCTCAGGCCTTTTATCAGCGAAACAACTTAAAAAGAAAGCCTGCCTTTATAAATGCCGGAGACGGAAAGCATGAGCACCCTACTCAGGAGCTCCTCGACGAATTTACCTTTATCGAAGATAACGACTGGTCATTTGACAGTATTCACATAGCCTTAGTCGGCGACCTCTATCACGGACGTACGGTTCATTCAAAGGCCGACGGACTCAAAATTTTTAAGTCTGTAAAAGTTGACTTGATAGCTCCCTCTGAACTTGCTATGCCCGAGTACTACAAGGTAAGAATGAAGGAAAACGGATTTACTGTAAGGGAATTTTCGTCCATTGAGGAGTACCTTGAACAATCCGAGGTAGCTCTCATCTGGTATTTTACACGTCCCCAGCTTGAAAGAATGGGTGAGCAGGTTCTAAAGAAGCAAGACGAACTTCGCCGCTCCATTACTTTCCGAAAAGAATTTATCGAAAAACTTCCTGAAAAAACCCGCTTTTATCACCCCCTGCCAAGACACCGTGTCCATCCGACTATTCCCACCTTTTTAGATACAACACCTCTTAACGGTTGGGAAAGGCAGTCTATAAACGGAATGTATGTCAGAATGGTTCTTTTATCGATGATAGCAGGTAAAATAGGCAGCGACTATACCGGACCTGAATTTAAGCATTGCTCACCTTTTGAAGAAGAGGATTATATTGTAGAAGTGCCTGTCACCAATGCGGGCGAAAGTAAGGTAGAAACCTTTTCTGAGGGGGTTCGGCCTATACAAAACGGAATAGTTATTGACCATATTTGCCGCGGAGATAAGCCGTCCGTAATCAGGCATCACATGTCTAAGATAATAAACGTTATGGGGCTTGAAGAGGGCCGAGGCGGAGAGTGGGTATCCACATCTACAAAGGATAAGGGTACCTTTAAGGGTATAATTTTCCGTCCGGGAGAGTACAATTTTTCAAGGGCAGACTTGAAGCGGTTGTCGGCCGTAGCTTCAAGCTGTACCCTTAATCTTATAAAAGACGGAAAGATTCAAGCAAAATACCGTACACATTTGCCGCCCCGAATTTACAATTTTGAAGATCTTATTTGTAAAAACGAGGCCTGTGTTTCTCATCCTGCGCAATCCGAAGGCGTTCCTGCTATCTTTTACCGCACTATAGACAATAGATATGCCTGCCAATACTGCGGAACAATCCACACCTTCAAAGAAATATGGGGTGAAAAAAAGGACTAA
- a CDS encoding EAL domain-containing protein, whose protein sequence is MRLKQKIVLSNALVFSALIIISVFLNFFYAANIFSTNLNNKNQLKAQLIAKEIDEWLVEKMTEIEQTIETLVYMDITDYEECTGFLVNLNRLSPETDYAVFFETGVFANGQGWRPPDSYDPRKRPWYIEAKSTEETVITNPYHSISAKPDTISFSIIKQFTTKNGVDGLLLGEIKIEELLSLIEKFKNEDGTYAFLIGKDYRILSHPNERYQLDIDSFTEIYNIEGGIDFIEHIAKLKMDKGYSKSLPVVKDYDGAERFFYFAQSAAAGWTVGFTIPASDFYYPINGLKFRAILFACIFIIFVSILSLLIAKKVASPIETITNRLEKAAKNNELIKFDFLDRQNHELARIAKSFNSVVKNAKSNLQGEANFSLNSLTMTQKIDKIITEMSENEEVYLLYLDIDKFKTINQLWGYYAGNALIQHIYSMVLDHIKSLNMPENSLIHVIGDEFAIFYFGNQEEVCQFTQDLIDKINREYFTWNEKKLTISISVGIVNIPKIPQSAQEIVSNVYDACSTAFRNGGGCYELLSSTGLTGFSGGNISFWLNTIQKALKEDNFVLYAQAIIPLNDIFHHPKYEILIRLKTNDDHIIMPDVFIPIAERYNLIYEIDKWVIRNTFAFFAEAVSNGYLDEGVIFSINISADSFFSNDLVEFIAESRKTLNVPAHNFCFEITESCAVRNLEATSKFVTELRKQGFSFSLDDFGKGFSSFPYLKTLPIDYVKIDGSFIKSIDKDYIDFSMVKTMRDMCYHLGLYTIGEYAENEQIVSILKDIGVDYGQGYAFQKPIPIREAIKPRTDRNGYRF, encoded by the coding sequence ATGAGATTAAAACAGAAAATTGTTCTCTCAAACGCATTAGTGTTTAGTGCTTTAATAATTATTTCTGTATTCCTCAACTTTTTTTATGCGGCAAACATTTTTTCAACAAACCTAAACAATAAAAACCAATTAAAAGCTCAACTGATTGCCAAGGAAATAGATGAATGGCTTGTCGAAAAAATGACCGAGATCGAGCAAACTATAGAAACTTTGGTTTATATGGATATTACGGATTATGAGGAATGCACCGGATTTTTGGTAAATTTAAACAGGCTTAGTCCTGAAACCGATTATGCAGTTTTTTTTGAAACAGGTGTTTTTGCAAATGGTCAGGGTTGGAGACCGCCCGACAGCTATGACCCAAGAAAGAGGCCTTGGTATATTGAAGCAAAAAGCACTGAAGAAACCGTAATTACCAATCCTTATCACAGTATAAGTGCAAAACCGGATACAATATCCTTTTCCATTATCAAACAGTTTACCACAAAAAACGGAGTGGACGGATTACTTTTAGGTGAAATAAAGATAGAAGAGCTATTATCCCTTATAGAAAAATTTAAAAACGAAGATGGGACTTACGCTTTTTTGATAGGAAAAGATTATCGAATATTATCTCACCCCAATGAAAGATATCAATTAGATATTGATAGCTTTACGGAGATTTATAATATTGAGGGCGGCATAGATTTTATAGAACATATCGCCAAGCTAAAAATGGATAAGGGCTATAGCAAAAGCTTGCCCGTAGTAAAAGATTATGACGGAGCCGAAAGATTCTTCTACTTTGCGCAATCAGCGGCGGCCGGGTGGACGGTTGGATTTACAATACCTGCATCTGATTTTTATTATCCCATAAACGGTCTAAAATTTAGAGCTATATTATTTGCATGTATCTTTATTATCTTCGTAAGTATTCTATCCCTCTTAATTGCAAAAAAAGTAGCATCACCAATAGAAACTATTACGAACCGGCTAGAAAAGGCGGCAAAAAACAATGAGCTTATTAAATTCGATTTTTTGGATAGACAAAATCATGAACTTGCAAGAATTGCAAAGAGTTTTAACTCTGTAGTAAAAAATGCAAAATCGAATCTTCAGGGGGAAGCAAATTTTAGTCTTAACTCTCTTACCATGACTCAAAAGATAGATAAGATAATTACCGAAATGAGTGAAAATGAAGAAGTATATCTTTTATATTTGGATATAGATAAATTTAAAACCATAAATCAGCTTTGGGGGTATTATGCCGGCAATGCACTGATACAGCACATATATTCCATGGTTTTAGATCACATAAAATCTCTAAATATGCCAGAAAATTCTCTTATACATGTCATAGGTGACGAATTTGCAATCTTTTACTTCGGAAACCAAGAAGAAGTCTGTCAATTTACACAAGACCTTATAGATAAAATAAATCGTGAATACTTTACCTGGAACGAAAAAAAACTGACTATTTCCATAAGTGTCGGTATCGTAAATATTCCTAAGATACCTCAAAGTGCCCAAGAGATAGTATCAAATGTATATGACGCTTGCTCTACAGCTTTTAGAAATGGGGGCGGTTGTTACGAACTATTATCGTCTACAGGGCTCACAGGATTTTCCGGCGGAAATATTTCATTTTGGTTAAATACCATCCAAAAAGCTCTTAAAGAGGACAATTTCGTTTTATATGCACAGGCAATTATTCCTCTAAATGATATTTTTCATCATCCTAAGTATGAAATTTTAATAAGACTTAAAACCAATGATGATCATATTATTATGCCGGATGTTTTTATCCCTATAGCTGAAAGATATAATCTCATATATGAAATAGATAAGTGGGTTATAAGAAATACCTTTGCCTTTTTTGCAGAAGCGGTAAGTAATGGTTACTTGGACGAGGGCGTAATATTTTCAATCAATATTTCGGCAGACTCATTTTTTTCAAATGACCTTGTAGAATTTATAGCTGAGAGCCGCAAGACATTAAACGTTCCGGCTCATAACTTCTGCTTTGAAATAACGGAAAGCTGTGCAGTAAGAAACTTGGAAGCAACCTCAAAATTTGTTACCGAATTAAGAAAACAAGGGTTTTCTTTTTCTTTGGATGATTTTGGAAAAGGTTTTTCTTCTTTCCCGTATTTAAAGACCCTCCCGATAGATTATGTAAAAATTGACGGGTCCTTTATAAAGTCCATAGATAAAGACTACATAGATTTTTCAATGGTTAAGACCATGAGGGATATGTGTTACCATTTAGGTCTTTACACAATAGGTGAATATGCAGAAAATGAGCAGATAGTTTCAATTTTAAAAGATATAGGTGTAGATTACGGGCAGGGATATGCCTTCCAAAAGCCGATTCCTATCAGGGAGGCTATAAAACCTCGAACCGATAGGAACGGATATAGGTTTTAG
- a CDS encoding helix-turn-helix domain-containing protein, with translation MSYDYASVLAKNIKRIRHKLEMSQMELALRADVSIAFINAIENKQKWVSAATLSKITDALNTTPYELFLTDDISQEDLTIIAGRHAELITDLNKLLKKYTSGCFKDKPLDKYQ, from the coding sequence ATGAGTTATGATTATGCATCTGTTTTAGCTAAAAATATAAAAAGGATTCGGCATAAACTGGAAATGTCCCAGATGGAGTTGGCTCTGCGGGCTGATGTTTCAATTGCATTTATCAATGCAATTGAAAACAAGCAAAAATGGGTGTCTGCCGCAACCTTATCAAAAATAACGGATGCACTAAATACTACTCCTTACGAACTATTTCTTACAGACGATATAAGTCAAGAAGATTTAACGATAATAGCAGGACGACATGCCGAACTGATAACAGACTTGAATAAATTATTAAAAAAATACACATCCGGCTGCTTTAAAGATAAACCTTTAGATAAATATCAATAA
- the dgcA gene encoding diguanylate cyclase DgcA, whose amino-acid sequence MKRQVKIMKTTPNEKLLKKALNAGKTKKYADKIFHQEKEIFDLKQLLQISKSLNSVLQFDRLIEAILYIVMAQLKTFGAAIFTKKSFDDNLFVLNRDHYGFDISREVQYSINVDHPLINFLDKSDSGCTPDEIGKNIKTDKIVKDLFSLSPSFFVPLKAKNRMIGFLLLGEKMESSHEFTDYEKNIIENIASLAAIAINNSQLLEMTTTDIMTHLKLKHYFFTLLMERLDIINSSDAKKEPLSILMIDIDFFKKINDTYGHAAGDIVLEEVARVIKSCTRNADTAARYGGEEFVVMLNNTPVSAAMAIAERIRKLVEETAVFYDGQKINVTISIGVSSYNFDLEPAKSIVDRADKALYESKQNGRNRVTLSKNNLPKD is encoded by the coding sequence ATGAAAAGGCAGGTAAAAATTATGAAAACTACTCCAAATGAAAAATTATTAAAAAAAGCATTAAATGCCGGCAAAACTAAAAAATATGCCGATAAAATTTTTCACCAAGAAAAAGAAATCTTTGATTTAAAGCAACTATTGCAGATTTCAAAGAGTTTAAACTCCGTTTTGCAATTTGACCGCCTTATTGAAGCAATATTATATATAGTTATGGCCCAGTTAAAAACCTTTGGAGCTGCAATTTTTACAAAAAAATCCTTTGATGATAACCTATTTGTATTAAACAGGGACCATTATGGTTTTGATATCTCCCGCGAGGTTCAATACTCTATAAATGTGGATCATCCGCTCATAAATTTTTTGGATAAATCCGATTCGGGGTGTACTCCCGATGAGATAGGTAAAAACATAAAGACAGACAAGATAGTAAAGGATTTATTCAGTCTAAGCCCTTCTTTTTTTGTACCCTTAAAAGCAAAAAATAGAATGATAGGCTTTTTACTTTTAGGCGAGAAAATGGAAAGTTCCCATGAATTTACGGACTATGAAAAAAACATTATAGAAAATATAGCTTCCTTGGCTGCCATAGCTATAAACAACTCCCAGCTTTTGGAAATGACTACAACCGATATAATGACGCACTTAAAATTAAAGCATTACTTTTTCACCTTGCTGATGGAGCGCTTGGATATTATAAATTCTTCAGACGCAAAAAAAGAACCGCTTTCAATTTTAATGATTGATATAGACTTTTTTAAAAAGATAAATGACACCTATGGTCATGCTGCCGGTGATATTGTTTTGGAAGAGGTTGCAAGAGTTATAAAATCGTGTACGCGAAATGCCGATACTGCTGCAAGATACGGCGGTGAAGAATTTGTAGTAATGCTTAATAATACTCCGGTTAGTGCTGCTATGGCTATAGCCGAAAGAATAAGAAAGCTTGTAGAAGAGACTGCTGTTTTTTATGACGGTCAAAAAATTAATGTTACTATCTCTATAGGGGTATCAAGTTATAACTTTGATCTTGAGCCTGCAAAGTCCATAGTGGACAGGGCAGATAAGGCCTTATACGAGTCCAAACAAAACGGACGGAATCGTGTAACATTATCTAAAAATAACTTGCCTAAAGATTGA
- a CDS encoding rhomboid family intramembrane serine protease: MKYLRKPFKYTYKNAVLAIALINAAVFVLTSLFRNLSAYLGLVPILVLYAQTYWQIFTYQFVHGDFFHLAFNMLALFFFGVPVERKIGTKEFILYYLLIGTIDGALSFLVYAATGFYNITLVGASGAIFGVLLLYAVIYPNSVIYLWAVVPVPAPLLILGYAVIELISIFSVGDGIAHLTHFIGLLAGWAYIRIRFGIKPLKVWNSTGR, encoded by the coding sequence ATGAAGTATTTACGAAAACCTTTTAAATATACATATAAGAATGCCGTACTTGCCATAGCTCTTATCAATGCTGCCGTGTTTGTACTTACAAGTCTTTTTAGAAATTTGAGTGCATACTTAGGACTTGTGCCTATTCTTGTATTGTATGCTCAAACTTATTGGCAAATATTCACTTACCAATTTGTTCATGGGGACTTTTTTCATTTGGCATTTAATATGCTTGCCCTATTCTTTTTTGGTGTCCCGGTAGAAAGAAAAATCGGAACAAAGGAATTTATACTTTACTATCTTCTGATAGGAACGATTGATGGTGCTTTGAGTTTTTTGGTGTATGCGGCAACAGGCTTTTATAATATTACCCTTGTAGGTGCATCAGGAGCAATTTTCGGTGTTTTACTTTTATATGCCGTAATTTATCCTAACTCCGTGATCTATCTTTGGGCTGTGGTTCCTGTGCCGGCCCCTCTTTTGATTTTAGGCTATGCAGTAATTGAGCTCATCAGCATATTCTCTGTAGGTGACGGGATTGCGCACTTGACTCACTTTATAGGGCTCCTTGCCGGTTGGGCATACATAAGAATCCGCTTCGGCATAAAGCCTCTTAAAGTCTGGAATTCAACGGGAAGGTAA